One segment of Proteus appendicitidis DNA contains the following:
- the trpB gene encoding tryptophan synthase subunit beta gives MRKLNPYFGEFGGQYVPEILIPALDQLEQAFIDAQNDPSFQQEFQDLLKNYAGRPTALTLCRNLTEGTRTRLYLKREDLLHGGAHKTNQVLGQALLAKRMGKTEIIAETGAGQHGVATALACALLNMKCRIYMGAKDVERQSPNVFRMRLMGAEVIPVHSGSSTLKDACNEALRDWSGCYDRAHYLLGTAAGPHPYPTIVREFQRMIGDEAKAQILEREGRLPDAAIACIGGGSNAIGLFASFIPETSVQLIGVEPAGKGIETGEHGAPLKHGKLGIYFGMKSPIMQTDEGQIEESYSISAGLDFPSVGPQHAHLNSIGRADYVSVTDDEAIEAFKALSRREGIIPALESSHALAYALKLIAQNPDKEQLLIVNLSGRGDKDIFTVNDILAARGEI, from the coding sequence ATGAGAAAACTTAACCCCTACTTTGGCGAATTTGGTGGCCAATATGTACCTGAAATCTTAATTCCTGCATTGGATCAACTCGAACAAGCTTTTATTGATGCGCAAAACGATCCCTCTTTTCAGCAAGAATTCCAAGATTTACTAAAAAATTACGCTGGCAGACCTACGGCTCTTACGCTCTGTCGTAATTTAACGGAAGGCACACGAACTCGTTTATATCTAAAACGTGAAGATTTACTGCATGGCGGTGCGCATAAAACTAACCAAGTATTGGGTCAAGCCTTGTTAGCAAAACGTATGGGTAAAACTGAAATTATTGCAGAAACAGGTGCGGGTCAACACGGTGTTGCAACAGCTTTAGCCTGCGCACTACTTAATATGAAATGTCGTATCTATATGGGGGCTAAAGACGTCGAACGTCAATCGCCTAACGTATTTCGTATGCGCTTAATGGGTGCCGAAGTGATCCCTGTTCACAGTGGTTCATCTACCTTAAAAGATGCCTGTAATGAGGCATTACGTGACTGGTCTGGTTGTTACGATCGGGCGCATTACTTATTAGGAACTGCGGCAGGCCCTCATCCTTATCCAACCATTGTCCGTGAGTTTCAACGTATGATTGGTGATGAAGCTAAAGCACAAATTCTAGAGCGTGAAGGTCGTCTACCTGATGCTGCTATCGCTTGTATTGGCGGTGGTTCTAACGCTATCGGTTTATTTGCTTCCTTTATCCCCGAAACTTCGGTGCAACTAATTGGTGTTGAACCTGCGGGTAAAGGTATTGAAACGGGTGAACATGGCGCACCACTAAAACATGGGAAATTAGGGATCTATTTTGGTATGAAATCCCCAATCATGCAGACGGATGAAGGGCAAATTGAAGAGTCATATTCAATTTCAGCAGGTCTTGATTTCCCATCTGTCGGACCTCAACACGCACATTTAAATAGCATTGGTCGTGCTGATTATGTTTCTGTTACCGATGATGAAGCCATCGAAGCATTTAAAGCACTTTCTCGCCGTGAAGGGATTATTCCAGCCTTAGAATCTTCTCATGCATTGGCTTATGCACTGAAATTAATTGCACAAAATCCTGACAAAGAGCAGCTATTAATTGTGAACTTATCAGGTCGTGGTGATAAAGATATTTTTACTGTAAACGATATTTTAGCAGCAAGAGGAGAAATCTAA
- the trpCF gene encoding bifunctional indole-3-glycerol-phosphate synthase TrpC/phosphoribosylanthranilate isomerase TrpF: MTVLNAIVKDKAEYLIARKASQPLSEFMHQIVPSTRSFYQALTQPNTVFILECKKASPSKGLIRADFDPATIAKIYQPYAAAISVLTDEKYFQGSFDYLHQVSQAVHQPVLCKDFIIDEYQIYLARFYQADAILLMLSVLDDEQYRALSAVAHQLNMGVLTEVSTEEERQRAINLNAKVIGINNRDLRDLSIDLARTQQLSQGLPKDAIVISESGIHTHQQVQELSQYANGFLVGSALMSQENIDQAVRALVLGKHKVCGLTRTQDVKAVYQAGAYYAGLIFAEKSPRKVTLSQAQELITQAPLAFVGVFQNQSIALICDYAEKLNLAAIQLHGQEDAQFIEQLRQRIQPSCEIWQAINMATHTDISLVSHVNKYVLDNGTGGTGTTFNWQKIPNTLREKALLAGGLNSENCLDAVKTGCIGLDFNSGVESAPGIKDAQRLNQVFAQLQLS; the protein is encoded by the coding sequence ATGACTGTATTAAACGCCATTGTAAAAGATAAAGCTGAATATCTAATTGCTCGTAAAGCAAGCCAACCATTATCAGAGTTTATGCACCAGATAGTGCCATCAACACGCTCGTTTTATCAGGCATTAACTCAGCCTAATACTGTTTTTATTTTAGAGTGTAAAAAAGCATCGCCCTCAAAAGGTTTAATTCGTGCTGATTTTGATCCCGCGACGATCGCAAAAATTTATCAGCCTTATGCGGCAGCAATTTCGGTATTAACGGATGAGAAATATTTTCAAGGAAGCTTTGATTATTTACATCAAGTTAGCCAAGCCGTACACCAACCCGTTTTATGTAAAGATTTTATTATTGATGAATACCAAATCTATTTAGCGCGTTTTTATCAAGCAGATGCCATTTTATTAATGCTCTCTGTCTTAGATGATGAGCAATATCGCGCTCTGTCAGCCGTTGCTCATCAATTAAATATGGGTGTATTAACCGAAGTAAGCACCGAAGAAGAGCGTCAACGTGCCATTAATCTCAATGCCAAAGTTATTGGTATTAACAATCGTGATTTGCGTGATCTCTCTATCGATTTAGCTCGCACCCAGCAGTTAAGCCAAGGGTTGCCTAAAGATGCAATCGTCATCAGTGAGTCAGGTATTCACACCCACCAGCAAGTTCAAGAGTTAAGCCAATATGCTAATGGTTTTCTGGTAGGTAGCGCTCTAATGTCACAAGAAAATATTGACCAAGCGGTGAGAGCGCTAGTTTTGGGAAAGCATAAAGTGTGCGGGTTAACTCGTACACAAGATGTAAAAGCGGTTTATCAAGCGGGTGCTTATTATGCAGGGCTGATTTTTGCAGAAAAATCCCCTCGTAAAGTGACATTGTCACAAGCACAAGAGTTGATTACACAAGCACCTTTGGCTTTTGTAGGCGTTTTTCAAAACCAATCTATAGCGCTTATTTGTGACTATGCTGAAAAACTTAATTTAGCTGCCATTCAACTACACGGGCAAGAAGATGCTCAGTTTATTGAGCAACTTAGACAAAGAATTCAACCTAGCTGTGAGATTTGGCAAGCAATAAATATGGCAACTCACACAGATATTTCTCTTGTGTCACACGTTAATAAATATGTACTTGATAACGGCACTGGTGGCACAGGAACAACGTTTAATTGGCAAAAAATTCCTAATACATTACGTGAAAAAGCATTACTTGCAGGCGGTCTTAATAGTGAAAACTGTTTAGATGCAGTTAAAACAGGTTGTATAGGGCTTGATTTTAACTCAGGAGTTGAATCGGCTCCTGGCATAAAAGATGCACAACGTCTGAACCAAGTATTTGCACAATTACAGCTAAGCTAA
- the trpD gene encoding anthranilate phosphoribosyltransferase has translation METIFNKLFSAQQLTLEESQTLFSAIIRGELTESQLAAVLISMKMRGEHPQEIAGAARALLENAQPFPRPDYTFCDIVGTGGDGANSINISTASAFVAAEVGIKVAKHGNRSVSSRSGSSDLLAAFGIPLDRSAADARQLLDEVGLCFLFAPQYHSGFRFAAPVRQQLKTRTLFNVLGPLINPARPPLALIGVYSPELLMPIADTLNVLGYERAAVVHSGGMDEVSLHAPTQVAELRNGEITSYELTPSDFGLRPCAITDLEGGTPEVNRQLLADLLQGEGKRAHTESVAANVALLMRLHGQEDLKINTEVAMHAIYSGKAINRVTALAARG, from the coding sequence ATGGAAACTATCTTCAACAAATTATTTAGCGCACAACAATTGACGTTAGAAGAAAGCCAAACACTGTTTAGCGCCATTATTCGCGGTGAGTTGACAGAATCACAATTAGCGGCTGTTTTGATCAGCATGAAAATGCGCGGTGAACATCCTCAAGAAATCGCTGGTGCGGCGCGCGCGCTACTTGAAAATGCACAACCATTTCCTCGCCCTGATTACACATTTTGCGATATTGTCGGCACAGGAGGAGATGGTGCCAATAGTATCAATATTTCAACAGCAAGCGCCTTTGTTGCGGCTGAAGTAGGTATCAAAGTTGCGAAACACGGCAATCGTAGCGTATCTAGCCGCTCTGGATCTTCCGACTTATTAGCAGCATTTGGTATCCCTTTAGACAGAAGTGCTGCTGATGCACGCCAATTACTGGATGAAGTGGGTTTATGCTTTTTATTTGCACCTCAATATCACAGTGGTTTTCGTTTTGCCGCGCCTGTTCGCCAACAACTGAAAACACGCACATTATTTAATGTATTAGGCCCCTTGATTAACCCGGCTCGCCCGCCATTAGCATTAATCGGTGTGTATAGCCCAGAGTTATTGATGCCAATTGCAGATACATTAAACGTTTTAGGTTATGAGCGTGCTGCTGTTGTTCACAGTGGTGGAATGGATGAAGTTTCACTGCATGCGCCTACTCAAGTCGCTGAATTGCGTAATGGTGAAATTACTAGTTATGAACTGACACCAAGTGATTTTGGTCTTCGCCCTTGCGCCATTACTGATTTAGAAGGTGGTACACCTGAAGTCAACCGTCAATTATTGGCAGATTTACTACAAGGTGAAGGAAAAAGAGCACATACCGAATCTGTTGCAGCTAATGTCGCTTTATTAATGCGTTTACATGGGCAAGAAGATTTAAAAATAAATACTGAAGTTGCTATGCACGCCATTTATAGCGGTAAAGCAATAAATCGTGTAACTGCATTAGCCGCGAGAGGATAA
- a CDS encoding aminodeoxychorismate/anthranilate synthase component II encodes MATILLLDNIDSFTYNLVDQLRSLGNNVVIYRNSVTADFIEQKLRELDNPILLLSPGPGAPSQAGCMPELLKRVLGTLPVIGICLGHQAIIEAYGGKVSSCGEILHGKATLAEHDNSEMFVNLPNPLPVARYHSLSGEQVPEQLIINAWCDNTVMAVRHRQHKTCGFQFHPESILTTKGAQLLEQTIAWALTPKGDA; translated from the coding sequence ATGGCGACTATCTTACTACTCGATAATATCGACTCATTTACTTATAACCTTGTCGATCAATTACGTAGCCTTGGCAATAACGTTGTGATTTATCGCAATAGCGTCACTGCCGATTTTATTGAACAAAAATTACGTGAACTCGATAACCCGATTTTACTGTTATCTCCAGGGCCAGGAGCACCTTCACAAGCCGGTTGTATGCCTGAACTATTAAAACGTGTATTAGGTACATTGCCTGTGATTGGTATTTGCTTAGGTCATCAAGCGATTATTGAAGCTTACGGTGGCAAAGTTTCTTCATGTGGAGAGATCTTACATGGTAAAGCGACATTAGCTGAACACGATAACAGCGAAATGTTTGTGAATTTACCTAACCCTTTACCCGTAGCTCGTTACCATTCGCTTTCAGGAGAACAAGTTCCAGAACAACTCATTATTAATGCTTGGTGCGATAACACTGTTATGGCGGTGCGTCACCGTCAACATAAAACGTGTGGTTTTCAGTTTCACCCAGAATCAATTTTAACCACCAAAGGCGCACAACTTTTAGAGCAAACAATCGCATGGGCATTAACTCCTAAAGGAGACGCATAA
- a CDS encoding anthranilate synthase component 1: protein MNTSLAFSFNTKATPLPYHSEPALLFNTLCENKHHTLLLESAQVDTKANLKSLLIVDSALRISAVKNQVTIDALSVNGQALLPALKIALKEKAVLIQESDKQCVFTFSAPAQDIDEESKLKSASVFDALRFFLANKDAKDANAIFVGGLFAYDLVSGFEPIPELDTVFSCPDYCFYLAEQLIVIDHQNKDSQLISIAFTDDKTECQRLTLRQSELTSLAKQPLKHPIRRALTAAESTIQGNMDDKGYGDIVEAMKTYIRRGDIFQVVPSRRFQVACPSPLAAYQVLKEKNPSPYLFYMHDALFTVFGASPESALKYQTSDRQIEIYPIAGTRPRGRNTDGSINADLDSRIELEMRTDTKELSEHLMLVDLARNDLARICQAGSRYVAELTKVDRYAFVMHLVSRVVGKLRDDLDIFHAYQACMNMGTLSGAPKVSAMQLIARYEKTKRGSYGGAIGYFTGAGDFDTCIVIRSAYVENNIATIQVGAGIVLDSDPQMEAEETRNKSQAVINAILQAHTDTQLQEAC, encoded by the coding sequence ATGAATACATCACTTGCATTCTCATTTAATACCAAGGCAACGCCACTGCCTTACCATAGTGAACCGGCTTTACTTTTCAATACATTATGTGAAAACAAACATCACACATTATTGTTAGAATCTGCACAAGTTGACACTAAAGCAAACTTAAAAAGTTTGTTAATTGTTGATAGCGCATTGCGTATCAGCGCAGTAAAAAATCAAGTCACTATTGATGCATTAAGCGTTAATGGACAAGCTTTATTACCCGCATTAAAAATCGCACTAAAAGAAAAAGCTGTCTTAATACAAGAGAGCGATAAACAGTGTGTTTTTACTTTTTCAGCACCTGCACAAGATATTGATGAAGAAAGCAAATTAAAATCAGCCAGCGTATTTGATGCCTTACGCTTCTTCCTTGCGAATAAAGACGCTAAAGATGCTAATGCTATTTTTGTTGGCGGTTTATTTGCTTATGATTTAGTCAGTGGTTTTGAACCTATTCCTGAATTAGACACCGTTTTTTCATGCCCAGACTACTGCTTTTACTTAGCAGAACAATTAATCGTGATCGACCATCAGAATAAAGATAGTCAATTAATTTCCATTGCCTTTACTGATGATAAAACAGAGTGTCAGCGCCTCACTTTACGACAATCTGAGTTAACTTCACTGGCTAAACAGCCTTTAAAACATCCTATTCGCCGCGCATTAACTGCAGCAGAGTCAACAATACAAGGCAATATGGATGATAAAGGTTATGGCGATATCGTTGAAGCAATGAAAACCTATATTCGTCGTGGTGATATTTTCCAAGTTGTTCCATCACGTCGCTTTCAAGTTGCTTGCCCTTCACCACTTGCCGCTTATCAAGTGTTGAAAGAGAAAAATCCAAGCCCTTATTTGTTCTATATGCATGATGCTTTATTCACGGTATTTGGTGCATCACCAGAGAGCGCATTGAAATATCAAACAAGCGATCGCCAAATTGAAATCTATCCAATTGCAGGAACTCGCCCAAGAGGACGCAACACAGATGGTTCAATCAATGCCGATTTAGACAGCCGAATTGAACTTGAAATGCGCACAGATACGAAAGAACTTTCTGAACATTTAATGTTAGTTGATTTAGCACGTAATGATTTAGCGCGTATTTGCCAAGCAGGTAGCCGTTATGTCGCTGAATTAACAAAAGTTGACCGTTATGCTTTTGTCATGCACTTAGTCTCAAGAGTTGTGGGTAAATTACGTGATGACTTAGATATTTTTCATGCTTATCAAGCTTGTATGAATATGGGTACGTTATCGGGTGCGCCCAAAGTCAGTGCAATGCAATTGATTGCTCGTTATGAAAAAACAAAACGTGGCAGCTACGGTGGCGCTATCGGCTATTTCACTGGCGCAGGCGATTTTGATACTTGCATAGTTATTCGCTCTGCTTATGTTGAAAATAATATTGCAACTATTCAAGTTGGTGCCGGAATTGTGCTTGATTCAGATCCTCAAATGGAAGCTGAAGAGACACGTAATAAATCACAAGCTGTGATCAACGCTATTTTACAAGCTCATACTGATACACAACTGCAGGAGGCTTGCTAA
- the rnm gene encoding RNase RNM — protein MTEVLSDLRVIYDLHSHTTASDGELSPEELVERAIERQINVLAITDHDTTAAITPANDYIAEKNLPLTLISGVEISTLWENIEIHIVGLNIDINHNAMKTLLSSQSQCRETRAIMIGERLEKSGIANAFEGAKALALGGQVTRGHFARFLVNEGHVASVNKVFKRYLAKGKTGYVPPQWCSIGDAVTAIHEAGGVAVLAHPGRYGLSSKWLKRLTLYFKQLGGDAIEVAQCQQPPQEREQHAALAQLYGLKASLGSDFHRPCSWIELGRNLWLPSGVEPVWSLWQE, from the coding sequence ATGACAGAAGTGCTATCTGATTTAAGAGTGATTTATGATTTGCACAGCCACACTACCGCGTCAGATGGCGAGCTTTCACCAGAAGAATTGGTTGAGAGAGCGATAGAGCGTCAAATTAATGTCTTAGCAATTACGGATCACGATACAACCGCAGCAATTACTCCAGCTAATGATTATATTGCAGAAAAAAATCTGCCTCTTACCCTGATATCAGGTGTCGAAATATCGACTTTGTGGGAGAATATAGAAATCCATATTGTTGGATTGAATATTGATATCAACCATAATGCAATGAAAACGCTCCTTTCGTCACAAAGCCAATGTCGTGAAACACGCGCGATAATGATAGGTGAGCGATTAGAAAAATCGGGTATTGCAAATGCATTTGAAGGGGCAAAAGCCTTAGCACTTGGTGGACAAGTTACAAGAGGGCACTTCGCTCGTTTTCTTGTGAATGAAGGGCATGTTGCCTCAGTTAATAAAGTGTTTAAACGTTATTTAGCGAAAGGTAAAACCGGCTATGTTCCACCACAGTGGTGCTCAATAGGTGACGCTGTCACAGCAATTCATGAAGCTGGTGGTGTTGCAGTATTAGCACACCCAGGACGATATGGTCTATCCTCTAAATGGTTAAAACGCTTAACGCTTTATTTTAAACAACTCGGTGGTGATGCAATCGAAGTGGCACAATGCCAACAACCACCACAAGAACGGGAACAACACGCAGCATTAGCGCAACTTTATGGGTTAAAAGCTTCGTTAGGTTCTGATTTTCATCGCCCTTGCTCGTGGATAGAATTGGGGCGTAATTTATGGTTACCCAGTGGTGTAGAACCAGTTTGGTCGCTATGGCAAGAGTAA
- a CDS encoding L-threonylcarbamoyladenylate synthase, with amino-acid sequence MSQLFYIHPDNPQARLIEQSADILRKGGVVIYPTDSGYAIGCCLDNKDAMTRICRIRQLDKNHNFTLMCRDLSEIANYAYVDNVVFRLIKNNTPGNYTFILKATKDVPKRLMNDKRKTIGLRVPSNPIALALLENIGEPLMSTSLILPGNDFAESDPEEIEDLLSKQVDLVIHGGYLGQKPTTVIDLTEDTPVIVREGMGDITPFQ; translated from the coding sequence ATGAGCCAACTTTTTTATATTCACCCTGATAATCCGCAGGCTCGTTTAATTGAACAAAGTGCTGATATTTTACGTAAAGGCGGTGTGGTGATTTATCCAACAGACTCTGGCTATGCTATTGGTTGTTGTTTAGACAATAAAGATGCAATGACGAGAATTTGTCGTATTCGCCAATTAGATAAAAACCACAATTTTACACTGATGTGCCGTGATTTATCAGAAATTGCCAATTACGCTTATGTTGATAATGTCGTGTTTCGTTTAATAAAAAATAACACTCCAGGTAATTACACGTTTATCTTAAAAGCAACTAAAGATGTACCAAAGCGATTGATGAACGATAAACGTAAAACCATAGGCTTGCGTGTTCCTTCTAACCCTATTGCACTGGCATTGTTAGAAAATATTGGTGAGCCATTAATGTCAACAAGCCTGATTTTACCGGGTAATGATTTTGCCGAATCTGATCCAGAAGAAATCGAAGATTTATTAAGCAAGCAAGTTGATTTGGTGATCCACGGTGGCTATTTAGGGCAAAAACCGACAACGGTAATTGATTTAACAGAAGATACTCCAGTTATTGTGCGTGAAGGTATGGGAGATATTACGCCATTTCAGTAA
- the rluB gene encoding 23S rRNA pseudouridine(2605) synthase RluB — protein MSDKSQRTEKLQKILARSGHGSRREIEGYLQEGRISIDGTKAKLGDRIDVTTTAKIRLDGRILNIREAQKDVCRVLAYYKPEGELCTRSDPQGRPTVFQRLPRLNSARWIAVGRLDVNTSGLLLFTTDGELANRLMHPSREVEREYAVRVFGEIDDAKIRQLTRGVQLEDGPASFRSVSYRGGEGINQWYNVSLTEGRNREVRRMWEAVGVQVSRLIRVRYGDIDLPKGLPRGGWVELGLDQINYLRQLVELNDETVTKVAVEKDQRRIKANQIRRAVKRHTKISTRTSTSPAKRASSRRQSAGNKK, from the coding sequence ATGAGCGATAAATCGCAACGCACTGAAAAATTACAAAAAATCCTTGCTCGTTCTGGTCACGGTTCTCGCCGTGAAATTGAAGGCTATCTTCAAGAAGGGCGTATCAGCATTGATGGTACAAAAGCAAAATTAGGTGATCGTATTGATGTCACCACGACAGCAAAAATCCGCTTAGATGGCCGCATTCTAAATATTCGTGAAGCACAAAAAGATGTTTGTCGTGTGCTTGCTTATTACAAACCTGAAGGTGAATTGTGTACTCGCAGTGATCCACAAGGTCGTCCAACCGTTTTCCAACGTCTTCCTCGCCTTAACAGTGCTCGCTGGATTGCAGTCGGTCGTCTTGATGTGAATACCAGTGGATTACTGTTATTTACAACTGATGGTGAATTAGCTAACCGTTTAATGCATCCTAGCCGTGAAGTTGAGCGTGAATACGCTGTTCGTGTTTTTGGTGAAATTGATGATGCGAAAATTCGTCAATTAACGCGAGGTGTACAATTAGAAGATGGTCCTGCTTCATTCCGCTCTGTTTCTTACCGTGGTGGTGAAGGGATTAACCAATGGTATAACGTTTCACTGACTGAAGGGCGTAACCGTGAAGTTCGTCGTATGTGGGAAGCGGTGGGCGTACAAGTCAGCCGTCTTATTCGTGTTCGTTACGGTGATATTGATTTACCAAAAGGTTTACCGCGTGGTGGTTGGGTAGAGCTTGGATTAGATCAAATCAACTATTTACGTCAGTTAGTTGAATTAAACGACGAAACAGTAACAAAAGTTGCAGTAGAAAAAGATCAGCGTCGTATTAAAGCGAATCAGATCCGTCGTGCGGTTAAGCGTCATACTAAGATATCAACACGTACTTCAACATCACCAGCTAAAAGAGCGTCAAGCCGTCGCCAATCAGCAGGAAATAAAAAGTAA
- the cobO gene encoding cob(I)yrinic acid a,c-diamide adenosyltransferase, whose amino-acid sequence MNDAQHQKRQQRLKEKVDTRIEQAQREQGIVMIFTGNGKGKTTAAMGTATRAVGHQKKVGVVQFIKGTWENGERNRLEQFGVPFYVMETGFTWETQDKSADTAACLNTWQYALKLLNNPEYDLVILDEITYMISFNYLPLDEVISAISSRPPHQNVIITGRGCHRKLIELADTVTEMRPIKHAFDSGIKAQKGIDW is encoded by the coding sequence ATGAATGATGCACAACACCAAAAACGCCAACAACGTTTAAAAGAAAAAGTAGATACCCGAATTGAACAAGCTCAACGTGAGCAAGGTATTGTGATGATTTTTACTGGCAATGGTAAAGGTAAAACAACGGCGGCGATGGGAACTGCAACGCGTGCTGTTGGTCATCAAAAAAAAGTTGGTGTTGTGCAGTTTATAAAAGGGACATGGGAAAACGGTGAACGAAACCGATTAGAACAATTCGGTGTGCCATTTTATGTAATGGAAACAGGTTTCACTTGGGAAACTCAAGATAAAAGCGCAGATACTGCTGCCTGTTTGAATACTTGGCAATATGCACTCAAACTACTTAATAACCCAGAATATGATCTGGTTATCCTTGATGAAATTACCTATATGATTAGCTTTAACTATTTACCATTAGATGAGGTTATTTCAGCCATTAGCTCTCGCCCGCCTCACCAAAATGTCATTATCACAGGAAGAGGCTGCCATAGAAAATTAATTGAGTTAGCTGATACAGTGACAGAAATGCGTCCTATTAAACATGCTTTTGATAGTGGGATAAAAGCACAAAAAGGTATAGATTGGTAA
- a CDS encoding YciK family oxidoreductase: protein MQYQPDHSVLKDKIILVTGAGDGIGKEAALTYAQYGATLILLGRTLSKLEDVQEEIITSGGQQPMLYPLDLLTATENDFQQFADTLVKRFPHLDGVLQNAGLLGVVEPIINQPSNLWHDVMQVNVNATFMLTKALLPLMLKAPHASLILTTSSVGRQGRYGWGAYSVSKFATEGFMQVLNEEYNESTLRINCINPGGTRTAMRASAFPDENAQKLKTPKDLMPLYLYLMSDDSIDVKGQSLDAQPGRKAGPAE from the coding sequence TTGCAATATCAACCCGATCATAGCGTGCTAAAAGATAAAATTATTCTAGTAACGGGTGCTGGTGATGGCATTGGAAAAGAAGCTGCACTAACTTATGCGCAATATGGCGCAACACTTATCTTATTAGGTCGTACTCTATCAAAACTTGAAGATGTTCAAGAAGAGATAATCACATCAGGTGGTCAACAGCCCATGTTATATCCACTTGATCTACTTACAGCGACAGAAAACGATTTTCAGCAATTTGCTGATACTCTCGTTAAACGCTTTCCTCATCTTGATGGTGTATTACAAAATGCCGGTTTATTGGGTGTTGTTGAGCCTATCATTAATCAACCGAGTAATCTTTGGCATGACGTTATGCAAGTCAATGTTAATGCGACATTTATGCTCACAAAAGCACTCTTACCATTGATGCTTAAAGCACCTCATGCAAGCCTTATCCTCACCACGTCGAGTGTAGGTCGCCAAGGCCGTTATGGTTGGGGCGCTTATTCTGTCTCTAAATTCGCAACAGAAGGCTTTATGCAAGTACTTAATGAAGAATATAACGAGAGTACCTTGCGTATTAACTGTATTAATCCTGGTGGCACTCGTACCGCAATGCGAGCAAGTGCATTTCCAGATGAAAATGCACAAAAGCTAAAAACACCTAAAGATTTGATGCCGTTATATCTCTACCTTATGAGTGATGACAGTATTGATGTGAAAGGACAATCTTTAGATGCACAACCTGGTCGTAAGGCAGGTCCCGCTGAATAA
- the sohB gene encoding protease SohB, whose amino-acid sequence MEYILQYGLFLAEIVTVVVAIIAIVLFFVVIGNKKQNRKGTLRVTDLAEAYEEKQRVMQQAKMDDAELKVWYKAFKKQQKKENKQSKNNAKEGKKGVVKPCLYVLDFNGSMDAHEVGSLREEISAILSVAQTGDEVLLRLESPGGMVHGYGLAAAQLTRLKEKGIKLTAVVDKVAASGGYMMACVADNIVAAPFAIIGSIGVVAQIPNIHRLLKKNDIDVELHTAGEYKRTLTLLGENTEEGREKFKQDLNETHLLFKSFVHKYRPQLDIDSVATGEYWYGSEALNRGLIDKVGVSDDWLIDHINDFEVLSVQYVTKKKMVERVTGGVMESIDKLMMRWVQRSKKPLL is encoded by the coding sequence GTGGAGTATATTTTGCAATATGGACTGTTTTTAGCAGAAATTGTCACTGTTGTTGTGGCGATTATCGCTATCGTGTTGTTTTTCGTTGTGATTGGAAATAAAAAGCAAAATCGTAAAGGGACGTTAAGAGTCACTGATCTTGCTGAAGCTTACGAAGAAAAACAGCGTGTTATGCAACAAGCAAAAATGGACGATGCTGAATTAAAAGTCTGGTATAAAGCATTTAAAAAACAGCAGAAAAAAGAAAATAAACAGAGTAAAAACAATGCAAAAGAAGGTAAAAAAGGCGTTGTAAAACCTTGTTTATATGTGCTTGATTTTAACGGTAGTATGGATGCCCATGAAGTGGGTTCACTACGTGAAGAAATCAGTGCCATTCTTTCTGTTGCACAAACAGGTGATGAAGTATTACTGCGCTTAGAAAGCCCTGGCGGTATGGTTCACGGATATGGATTAGCTGCGGCTCAATTAACACGCTTAAAAGAAAAGGGAATTAAACTGACTGCGGTTGTCGATAAAGTGGCTGCTAGCGGGGGATATATGATGGCATGTGTGGCAGATAACATTGTTGCAGCGCCATTTGCGATTATTGGCTCGATTGGTGTCGTAGCTCAAATCCCTAATATTCACCGTTTACTCAAGAAAAACGATATTGATGTTGAGTTGCATACTGCTGGCGAATATAAACGTACATTGACCTTATTAGGTGAAAATACTGAAGAAGGTCGCGAGAAATTTAAGCAAGATTTAAATGAAACGCATCTATTGTTTAAATCATTTGTGCATAAATATCGTCCTCAACTTGATATTGATAGCGTTGCAACGGGTGAGTATTGGTACGGCTCAGAAGCACTAAACAGAGGCTTAATTGATAAAGTTGGTGTAAGTGATGATTGGCTGATTGATCATATTAATGATTTTGAAGTTCTTTCTGTTCAATATGTTACCAAAAAGAAAATGGTTGAGCGAGTTACCGGTGGCGTAATGGAAAGTATCGATAAACTGATGATGCGTTGGGTGCAAAGAAGTAAAAAACCGCTGCTATAA